The genomic interval TCATTACGCATTATGATGTTGATGTTAAGCAGGAGGTTCCACCCGATGGTCATTCTGCAAAAATTCGGAAATCCGACCTAACAATGATCAAGGACAAGCTGTTCTCTGATGATCCTTCTCGATTTCCTCTGTCGATGACTGCTTATGATGGTGAGAAGAACATATTTAGTGCAGTTCCACTTCCCGAAGGAAAGTTCCAGGTGGACTTCTCTGATGCAGAAGATAAGAAGACCAAGTCTTACATCTTTACTATAAAGGCTGTAAATAGTCTGCAGTTTTGCAAGCTTCGTGATTACTTGAGTACAGACAGCCATGGCCGGTCTGTTCCACGTGACATACTACAAGGAATGGATTTGGTAATGAAGGAAAACCCATCTAGGCATAGAATTTCAGTTGGTCGCAATTTTTACCCAAAAGCGTTCAATAACGAGGATGATCTTGATGGTGGAATTACAGCATCTAAAGGCTTCCAACAAGGTCTGAAGCCCACTTCCCAGGGTCTTGCGCTGTGTCTGGACTACTCAGTTTTATCATTCCACAAGTGGTTGCCTGTCATTGATTTCCTTAAGGAGCATATTCGTGGATTTAGAGAGGCAAACGATGTGAAAAGATTAAGAAATCAAGTCAGTGATTCATTGGAAGGATTGAAAGTTACAGTAACTCATCGCAAGACCAAGCAAAAGTATACTATCAAAAGATTAACTGAAAAAGACACAAGGAATATTTCATTTGGTTTGGAGGATCGTGACCAAGAGGGCAAGGTTTCGGTGAAAGACATTAACCTTGTTGCGTATTTTAAGGAAAAGTATGCCAAGGAAATCATACACAAGGATATACCCTGCTTAGATTTAGGGACAGCTGGTAAGATAAACTATGTACCAATGGAATTTTGTGTCTTGGTTGAGGGGCAGAGGTATGCAAAGGAGAATTTGAGCAGAGACGGAAGCCTGTTGTTAAAGAACATGTCTCTGGCTCCACCGAGGGAAAGAATGAACACTATCTGTGAAATGGTGCGGGCTGAAGATGGACCTTGCGGGTATGTAATAACAGTTCTTCCTTTATTCTATATACATGAATGTTTGTCATTCCATATATTCCCGTATCCCATATATGACTTGCCCACAATTATTAACTTTTCTAGTAAAAAGGAAATTCCAAATTTGGCATTTCTCCTATGGTGCCCAAGGCTGCTTTATCAATTGAATTAATATCTGTGTGGCTCTCATTACTTATTTTACAGTATTTTCTTGGTAAAAGTAGAATAATTCTTGAGGAATCTCTGcgtctccccccccccccccccccccccctccccaacCAGTACACAAACCCACCAACCAACCAATATGTAATAATAGTTATTCCTGTATTCTACGTACTTGAATTCTTATCATCATATATATTCCTGTATCCCGTATTTGGTGACTATTATTGAGTTTTCAAGCAAAACAAGGAATTACTTGCTTTTGGCATACATCTTATAGTGCCCAAGGCTGCTTTGTCAGTATTGGTTTGAGTTGGCTTGTGgtcttttatctaaaattttctcTTCTGCATGTTATGGAACTTTGTCTgatttcagattttttttgtttcccaagAGCAGATGCCAACTTTCGTCACAGAATAATCTCTGTGGGGCTCTCATTACTTTGTTAATGTATCATCATATTCATTGATACTGccaatcattttctttttcttttttggaccCTGTTTGAAGTTTGTGGTTGCCAGTAAATAGAGATGGTTGTTTTTTCAACTTTCCAACTTGGTTAAGATAAGGTGTAGCTGATGATGATATTGGTTGGTTTTCCAACTTTTCATATATAActtatatatctatctatatatgttTCTGTGAAATCAGAGGTGGTATTGCTCAAAATTTTGGACTTCAAGTTATCCAGAGCATGTCAAGAGTGGAAGGCCGTGTCATTAATCCACCTCAGTTGAAGGTTGGTGGTCCCAACGGCATACTGAGTGTTGACAGGGAGAAGCGTCAGTGGAACCTTGTGGGGAAATCGGTTGTGGAGGGCAAACCAGTTGAACGCTGGGCATTGATAGATTTTAGCTGCTCTAAATATTCCAGATTAAATATTGACCATTTTGTTCAGAGCCTAAGAAGTCGGTGCCAAAAGCTTGGGATTCGGATGGAGGAACCACTTGTTTGTCGTCAAACTAATATGAGGCCATTCTCTGATATTAATATGCTTCGTGACGTCCTTTACGATGTGGTTACGGAAGGTGCTACGAGATGCCAAGGTCGACTGCAAATCATTGTGTGTGTGATGGCTGGAGTTGATCCTGGCTACAAGTTTCTGAAATGGCTCTCTGAAACCCAGATTGGCGTAGTTACTCAATGTTGTTTGTCCAAACATGCTAGCCAAGCGCGTGACCAGTACCTTGCAAACCTTGCTCTCAAGATCAATGCCAAGCTTGGCGGCAGCAATACAGAGCTCGTAGATCCGCTCCCCCGTTTCGAGGGTGAAGGCCATGTTATGTTTGTGGGGGCTGATGTGAATCACCCTCCTGCGAGCAATAAAACATGCCCTTCCATGGCAGCAGTTGTTGCTACTGTTAATTGGCCTGCTGCAAATCGGTATGCTGCCAGAATTTGCCCTCAGTTCCATCGGAAAGAACATATTCTGAACTTTGGGAGCATGTGTCTGGAACTTATCCAGACTTAtgctaggattaacaaagtcaAGCCGCGGAGGATAGTGATATTCCGTGATGGGGTAAGTGAGGGGCAGTTTGATATGGTTCTCAACGAGGAGTTACGTGATCTAAAGAAGGCCATTTATGCGGAAGATTATCATCCAACAATAACTGTTATCGTAGCCCGGAAGAGACATCAGACTCGTTTATTTCCGGAGACTCCTAGGGATGGGGGACCCACCGGCAATGTGCCGCCTGGGACAGTTGTGGACAGAACAATCACTCATCCATTTGAGTTTGATTTCTACCTTTGCAGCCATTATGGGATTCTGGGAACTAGCAAGCCTACCCACTACTATGTTCTCTGGGATGAGCACAACTTCACTTCTGACCAGTTGCAGAAGCTCATCTACGACATGTGCTTCACCTTCGCTCGGTGCACAAAACCAGTTTCTCTTGTTCCTCCGGTGTACTATGCCGACCTTGTTGCGTATAGAGGGCGGATGTTCCAAGAGGTGGTGACAACGTTTAATCCAGGCTCTGCAGcagcatcttcatcttcatcttctgtGGCATCCTCGTCTGGTCCATCATTTGATGAAGGGTTCTACAAGCTGCATCCCGAGCTTGAGAACATAATGTATTTTGTCTGAGTGCAGAAGACAACCGGCCAACCTCCTTTGGCATATAGGCTTTGATGGAAGCTGATTTTTGCGGACTGCACTTGAGCTCAGGGAGTGCAGATCAAACCTCCATTTCTCCAGCGGTAAAAGGAGTTTGTGCGTGAATCTAATCAGTAGTTTCATGCTTTTGTGTTGCTTTTCCACCTGTGAGGTTATGAATAAACTATAATGCCAATGTAGAATTGGCATGGTGTGTGTGTTCGTGGGTTTGTTGTTGGATTTCAAGTTGATGTGTTTTGTGGTCTTGTTCTTCTGGCTGCACTCTGCAGTGTGTATGTTTCCAGTGTGTGGACTGAGTTTGTTACATATACAACATTTTAATGATGGTTTGGTTGTGTTTTTTGCTACATCATCATGAGACTGATGGggccttttttgtttttaaggtAATATTTGTCTAGTTGATCAGCCCTTGTGCTACTTTTCATTCTGAAACAAGGTTATTAGTAAATAAGTGAAGGGTGCTTATTGCAGGTTCTtgtcataatttttatatttttcttttatttgtttttacttttctcaaaatttgtaatttctGAAAACCTTTGAGAACATCTTTATTATCATGTGCTTTCTTTGTTCATGtttttataatgattttgaACTTGTgtatcaatattattattattattattattatttttattattaattttgaaccAACAAAACTATATctgcttattttttttatctttgcatttttaattagaatagtaattattattattattataaatatagtaTGTATAATAGTTAAATTTGAATCAAATGGGTTCTCAGAATCCTGATCTCTTCCTCGAACACGCAACCATTACTTTCTTTTTGTCTCGGAATCAGTCACCAGTGCCGGGACTCAAAGCCAAAGGTGAGAAAGAATCGCCGGAACAGAACCTCGCTTTTGAATTCCTTGGAATTTGTCGCCATCCATTGCCGTTCATAGAGAAGTTTGTTAGGctttggattttttatttttattttttggccatTGAAACTGGCGTCTGGTTTCTCTCTTTCGGATGCCAGGGCTTGTTTAACCACAAGGATGCTGAACCAAACCCTTTTGATGCCGAGCTTAAGCGCTTCATTGTTTTACAAAGAGATTGATTTGTCGCAACCTATTTCCTCTGACAAGGTCTTCCAATTTGAAACCTTTAATTCACTTTGTAAAAGGTTTGTCCAATTAGGATGATATTTGGATGTTTCAAACCGGACTGATGTTATCGAGCTTCAAAAGGGTAGCGGAAGGAGGCGGACGGTTGAGAGAGATTTGGAACAGTTAGTACAATTTAGCAAGGATCCATATAATCAACAGGAGATAATTCAGGTTATTGGAAAGAACCCATTTCTGTGGCCTGATCACTGGCCCGTTAAAGACTATGCCAAGGTCTTCGAGTGTTTAGTTTTGGTCGATGAAATATCTAAAGAAGCTGACCGAGTCGTGTCTAAGATTAGAGAGGCAGGAAGAAAGCTAAGGAGCAAAATTGTTTCCGATAATCCTATTTCAGAACCAGTGCCAGTGCCTTGTGTGGCTGTTCATATACGGATTGGATGATTCATCGTAAGAAGTTGGAGAAAAGGTCAAAGATTAGTGAAATCTGTTGCAGCAGGCAGGAGATTATGCAGAGAGTTGGGAGTATTGCAGGCCTG from Diospyros lotus cultivar Yz01 chromosome 8, ASM1463336v1, whole genome shotgun sequence carries:
- the LOC127808100 gene encoding protein argonaute 2-like, with protein sequence MFGAWLRPNFAFESRSFWNLLRLVVSFCFCSVQSESLLVTLCLATKDGVVWSTHCPLFLSIKRPQARPRFSLPPTFFVFDYTEIERERERERERDSSMERGNYGRGRGRDGGGGRRGGRGRFGGGGGRDQQQQHQYYQQQSQYHQHNQGGGGGRGGRDQQQHQHYQQQGQYNQYNQGGGGRGTGGRGGVGRGLSYAAASAVQPPQPPAQQWGPPRPYGSAGESSARGAWGPGPRAWRPATPPAPALPDRAPEPPATPPAPALPDRAPEPPSTDFQSPKISEHPSASSLPRTPGSDLQPVKRPDGGGRHSIQPLKLLANHFRVNFNPNTIITHYDVDVKQEVPPDGHSAKIRKSDLTMIKDKLFSDDPSRFPLSMTAYDGEKNIFSAVPLPEGKFQVDFSDAEDKKTKSYIFTIKAVNSLQFCKLRDYLSTDSHGRSVPRDILQGMDLVMKENPSRHRISVGRNFYPKAFNNEDDLDGGITASKGFQQGLKPTSQGLALCLDYSVLSFHKWLPVIDFLKEHIRGFREANDVKRLRNQVSDSLEGLKVTVTHRKTKQKYTIKRLTEKDTRNISFGLEDRDQEGKVSVKDINLVAYFKEKYAKEIIHKDIPCLDLGTAGKINYVPMEFCVLVEGQRYAKENLSRDGSLLLKNMSLAPPRERMNTICEMVRAEDGPCGGGIAQNFGLQVIQSMSRVEGRVINPPQLKVGGPNGILSVDREKRQWNLVGKSVVEGKPVERWALIDFSCSKYSRLNIDHFVQSLRSRCQKLGIRMEEPLVCRQTNMRPFSDINMLRDVLYDVVTEGATRCQGRLQIIVCVMAGVDPGYKFLKWLSETQIGVVTQCCLSKHASQARDQYLANLALKINAKLGGSNTELVDPLPRFEGEGHVMFVGADVNHPPASNKTCPSMAAVVATVNWPAANRYAARICPQFHRKEHILNFGSMCLELIQTYARINKVKPRRIVIFRDGVSEGQFDMVLNEELRDLKKAIYAEDYHPTITVIVARKRHQTRLFPETPRDGGPTGNVPPGTVVDRTITHPFEFDFYLCSHYGILGTSKPTHYYVLWDEHNFTSDQLQKLIYDMCFTFARCTKPVSLVPPVYYADLVAYRGRMFQEVVTTFNPGSAAASSSSSSVASSSGPSFDEGFYKLHPELENIMYFV